In one window of Thermotoga sp. DNA:
- a CDS encoding prephenate dehydrogenase, translating to MTVSILGAGCIGGSMALALKEKHHIKTFDHNEEVLASLKKEGIEVVDDRENLYDADLLILALPMNVEERFLRETNFEGKILDVASVKTPFVEIARERKLNFIGGHPMAGNERRGKAGWDPRMFERRIFFLCSLDGKKDDIVEDIVKDLGANPVWVDYRRHDEIVAAVSHVQYLISLSARFVGKPFEGYAGPGYQSNTRLSKQNMEMALDMIRYNKENILRYLENAKSFLNTLYIFIETEDFEGLEKAIREVIA from the coding sequence TTGACTGTATCCATACTGGGTGCAGGATGTATAGGGGGATCCATGGCTTTGGCTTTGAAAGAAAAACATCACATCAAAACCTTCGATCACAACGAAGAGGTTTTGGCCTCTTTGAAAAAAGAAGGAATAGAAGTTGTCGACGATCGTGAGAATCTCTACGACGCGGATCTTCTGATTCTTGCTCTTCCTATGAATGTAGAGGAACGTTTTCTGAGGGAAACAAATTTCGAAGGAAAGATCTTGGACGTGGCGAGCGTAAAGACACCCTTTGTGGAGATAGCAAGAGAGAGAAAGTTGAACTTCATCGGTGGACATCCCATGGCAGGAAACGAAAGGAGGGGAAAAGCAGGTTGGGATCCTAGGATGTTCGAAAGAAGGATCTTCTTTCTCTGCTCTCTCGATGGAAAAAAAGACGATATCGTTGAAGACATTGTGAAGGATCTTGGGGCCAATCCCGTTTGGGTAGATTACAGAAGACACGACGAGATCGTCGCCGCTGTAAGCCACGTGCAATACCTGATCTCCCTGAGTGCTCGATTCGTGGGGAAACCCTTCGAAGGGTACGCAGGGCCCGGTTATCAGTCGAACACGAGGCTCTCAAAACAAAACATGGAAATGGCACTGGATATGATCAGATATAATAAAGAAAACATCCTCAGATACCTTGAGAACGCAAAAAGTTTCCTGAACACCCTCTATATCTTTATAGAGACGGAAGACTTTGAAGGCTTAGAGAAAGCCATAAGGGAAGTGATAGCGTGA
- the aroF gene encoding 3-deoxy-7-phosphoheptulonate synthase, with protein sequence MIVVLRPGSTEEDIKKVVKLAESYNLRCHISKGQERTVIGIIGDDRYVVADKFESLDCVESVVRVLKPYKLVSREFHPEDTVIDLGNVKIGNGYFTIIAGPCAVEDREMLMETAHFLSGFGVKVLRGGAYKPRTSPYSFQGLGEKGLEYLREAADRYGMYVVTEALGEEELPKVAEYADIIQIGARNAQNFRLLSKAGSYDKPVLLKRGFMNTIEEFLLSAEYIANSGNTKIILCERGIRTFEKATRNTLDISAVPIIRKESHLPVLVDPSHSGGRRDLVIPLSRAAIAVGAHGVMVEVHPEPEKALSDGKQSLDFKLFEELVQEMKKLAEALGVKVN encoded by the coding sequence ATGATAGTGGTTCTGAGACCCGGTTCTACGGAGGAAGACATAAAGAAGGTGGTGAAGTTGGCGGAGAGTTACAACTTGAGGTGTCACATTTCCAAAGGCCAGGAGCGTACGGTGATCGGCATCATCGGTGACGACAGGTATGTGGTGGCAGACAAGTTCGAATCTCTGGACTGTGTAGAAAGTGTTGTGAGGGTGCTCAAGCCCTACAAACTCGTCTCGCGTGAATTCCATCCAGAAGACACGGTGATAGACCTCGGGAACGTGAAGATAGGAAACGGATACTTCACCATCATAGCAGGACCCTGTGCGGTGGAAGACAGAGAGATGCTCATGGAAACCGCCCATTTTCTCAGCGGGTTTGGGGTGAAGGTTTTAAGAGGAGGAGCTTACAAACCGCGTACCTCACCTTACTCCTTCCAGGGACTGGGCGAGAAAGGGCTGGAATATTTGAGAGAGGCTGCAGACAGATACGGTATGTACGTTGTGACGGAAGCTCTTGGCGAAGAAGAACTTCCGAAAGTGGCGGAATACGCCGATATCATCCAGATCGGTGCAAGGAACGCTCAGAACTTCAGACTCCTGTCGAAGGCAGGAAGCTACGACAAACCAGTTCTTTTGAAAAGAGGTTTCATGAACACTATCGAAGAATTTTTGCTTTCTGCAGAGTACATCGCAAACTCCGGAAACACGAAGATCATACTGTGTGAGAGAGGAATCAGAACCTTTGAGAAGGCAACGAGGAATACGCTGGACATCTCCGCTGTTCCGATTATCAGGAAAGAATCACACCTTCCTGTTCTCGTTGATCCAAGTCACTCGGGTGGAAGAAGAGACCTCGTCATCCCGCTTTCCCGAGCGGCCATAGCCGTTGGAGCTCACGGAGTCATGGTGGAAGTTCATCCGGAACCTGAAAAAGCGCTTTCGGATGGAAAGCAAAGTCTTGATTTCAAGCTCTTTGAAGAACTTGTTCAAGAAATGAAAAAGCTCGCAGAAGCTCTGGGGGTGAAGGTAAATTGA